One window from the genome of uncultured Umboniibacter sp. encodes:
- a CDS encoding OmpA family protein, producing the protein MTLSIIKTTALTTVFSIAAVTSPATLAETNHALDAKQGATFLGGAVVGAAAGGPVGFVIGGILGAYYAEELGEADQVEHIALEMQDLNQALTLKTAEVRAIEDQLAEQQQLQQQSLVALERALNVETLFGTDQYELFEGDKRRLQQVAQALNEFPEVLIEIHGFADHRGDATYNAELSQKRADAVASALVEAGIEAERLMIVAGGEVVTAELDSDLSRHRRATINIELQATAIAQN; encoded by the coding sequence ATGACATTATCTATTATTAAAACTACCGCACTAACAACCGTTTTTAGTATTGCAGCGGTCACTTCACCAGCGACCTTAGCAGAAACCAATCATGCCCTCGACGCGAAGCAGGGTGCTACCTTCCTTGGTGGCGCAGTGGTCGGCGCGGCGGCGGGTGGTCCGGTTGGCTTCGTTATTGGAGGCATCCTAGGAGCCTACTATGCAGAAGAGCTTGGAGAGGCCGATCAAGTAGAGCACATTGCACTGGAAATGCAGGATTTAAATCAGGCTTTGACTCTGAAAACGGCCGAAGTCAGGGCCATTGAAGATCAGTTAGCAGAGCAACAGCAGCTTCAGCAGCAATCACTCGTTGCGCTAGAGCGGGCTTTAAACGTAGAAACACTCTTCGGCACCGATCAATACGAGCTGTTTGAAGGCGATAAACGTCGACTGCAGCAGGTTGCCCAAGCTTTGAATGAATTCCCTGAAGTGCTGATAGAAATTCACGGCTTCGCGGATCACCGCGGCGATGCCACCTATAACGCGGAGTTGTCACAAAAACGCGCGGACGCCGTAGCGAGTGCCCTGGTTGAAGCCGGCATTGAGGCGGAACGTTTGATGATCGTTGCGGGCGGCGAAGTGGTAACCGCCGAGCTGGATAGCGATCTAAGTCGTCATCGCCGTGCAACGATCAATATTGAGTTGCAAGCGACAGCGATTGCGCAGAACTGA
- the dbpA gene encoding ATP-dependent RNA helicase DbpA — protein MPISQFSDLPLDKRIVKALDSQNIRQLTPIQRDSLPLLLEGRDIIAQAQTGSGKTLAFGAALLQYIKPAQRVPQALVLCPTRELAQQVAESLRKAAVLIENLKILTLCGGQPIGPQLRSLEHGCDIVVGTPGRISDLVGKESLPLHRVHTVVLDEADRMLDMGFIDVISELLDECAQREHTWLFSATFPKGIESISSRFQRNAERVSSEPVVTKNTIEHTYYDCSKLDPNQAAISILSELEPTTAIVFCNTIANVKQFSRELYESGFICLALHGDLEQKQRDENIVRFSNLSTQILVATDVAARGLDIDDVDLVLNYELARDSATHTHRIGRTGRAGKKGVAVTLLGASYLVDKVLAKDDSARIIPFPNDFIQAAKPKEPEYVTVAIAGGKKNKVRKGDILGALTGDGGLRGDQIGAIQILNFQSYIAIARPAAAKAISFLQNGKIKGRFYKSRRF, from the coding sequence GTGCCAATTTCTCAATTTAGCGACCTGCCACTGGATAAGCGCATTGTCAAAGCACTCGACAGCCAAAATATCCGCCAACTTACCCCCATTCAGCGTGATAGTCTGCCACTGTTACTCGAAGGCCGAGATATCATTGCGCAAGCGCAAACTGGTAGTGGTAAGACTCTGGCCTTTGGCGCCGCCCTGCTGCAATACATCAAGCCAGCACAACGCGTTCCGCAAGCCTTGGTGTTGTGCCCTACCCGAGAACTGGCTCAGCAGGTAGCGGAAAGTTTACGCAAGGCTGCGGTGCTCATTGAGAATCTAAAGATTTTAACCCTCTGCGGTGGCCAGCCAATTGGCCCTCAATTACGCTCACTCGAACACGGCTGTGACATTGTGGTGGGTACTCCGGGACGAATTTCTGATCTGGTTGGCAAGGAGAGCCTGCCGCTGCACCGGGTGCATACCGTAGTGCTAGACGAAGCAGATAGAATGCTGGATATGGGGTTTATCGATGTTATCAGCGAACTCCTGGACGAATGCGCTCAGCGCGAACACACCTGGTTATTCTCTGCGACCTTTCCGAAGGGAATTGAGTCCATCAGCAGTCGCTTTCAGCGCAATGCTGAGCGCGTCAGCTCTGAGCCCGTCGTCACAAAAAATACGATTGAACATACCTACTATGATTGCAGTAAATTAGATCCTAATCAGGCCGCTATTTCAATTTTGAGTGAGCTTGAGCCTACCACGGCTATTGTGTTCTGCAACACCATTGCCAACGTGAAGCAATTTAGCCGCGAGCTCTATGAATCCGGTTTCATCTGCCTAGCACTCCATGGTGATTTAGAGCAGAAGCAGCGTGACGAAAACATCGTCCGCTTCAGCAATCTCAGCACCCAGATCTTGGTCGCTACGGATGTTGCAGCACGGGGCTTAGATATTGACGATGTCGATTTAGTACTCAACTATGAGCTCGCGCGTGATAGCGCAACCCATACCCATCGAATCGGCCGGACCGGTCGCGCGGGAAAGAAAGGGGTAGCAGTAACCTTACTTGGCGCCAGTTATTTAGTCGATAAGGTGCTGGCAAAAGATGACAGTGCACGAATTATCCCCTTCCCGAATGACTTCATTCAAGCCGCTAAACCGAAGGAGCCTGAGTATGTTACCGTGGCCATCGCGGGGGGTAAGAAGAACAAAGTGCGCAAGGGCGATATTCTTGGCGCCCTTACGGGAGACGGCGGGCTTCGCGGCGATCAAATTGGTGCCATCCAGATCCTCAACTTCCAATCTTACATTGCCATTGCCCGCCCGGCTGCGGCCAAGGCAATTTCATTCCTGCAAAATGGTAAGATCAAGGGTAGGTTCTACAAATCCCGTCGGTTCTAA
- a CDS encoding DUF885 domain-containing protein — protein sequence MRFIMTLVAVALVGLLGCTDPNVDFENQLQQEYDRRVASSPLAMSMRGDRSRNGEWGDFSPAAATAEYEADLAYQTQLLAVDEESLSAANRLNLQMALFEVNDRIEAYEYGSHLLPLTMREGPQTSYDIASYLRFETEQDFIDWLERLETIEQMLNGYEALMREGMARGLVQPRVVMERVVHQLDLLVTGEAQNNAFYRPFESEVLDQFASAEDLRNRAEAAITHQVIPAFADFKAFFVNEYLPACREQPGVGVSTEGLAFYEYLAKHFTTTSLTPAEIHQIGLDEVARLRAEMHEVMDEVGFEGELLEFFDFLRNDPQFYYSNSEELLQAYLATSKRLDPELVSLFGRLPRTPYGVKAIPDEIAPDTTTAYYMQPAVDGSRAGYYYVNLYAPESRPIWEIEVLSVHEAVPGHHLQIALAQEQESLPPFRREMGIGAFVEGWGLYSERLGYEMGLYQDPYSKFGQLTYDMWRSIRLVVDTGIHAMGWSREEAIEYFKQNAPKSELDIVNEIDRYIGWPGQALGYKIGQLKILELRAYAEASLGEEFDIRRFHDALLENGSVPLDVLETRMREWVSEEKLR from the coding sequence ATGCGCTTTATCATGACCTTAGTTGCCGTAGCGTTAGTCGGCCTTCTTGGCTGTACTGACCCAAATGTTGATTTCGAAAACCAGCTGCAGCAGGAGTACGACCGGAGGGTAGCGTCCTCGCCCTTGGCGATGTCGATGCGTGGGGATCGGTCTCGCAATGGCGAGTGGGGTGATTTCTCCCCGGCGGCAGCAACCGCCGAGTACGAAGCCGATTTGGCTTACCAAACGCAGTTACTTGCGGTTGACGAAGAGTCACTGTCGGCCGCTAACAGGCTGAATTTGCAAATGGCGCTATTTGAGGTTAATGACCGAATCGAGGCCTATGAATATGGCTCGCACCTATTGCCGCTAACGATGCGCGAAGGTCCTCAGACGTCCTATGATATTGCCTCCTACCTGCGCTTCGAGACTGAACAGGACTTTATAGATTGGCTTGAACGTCTCGAGACCATTGAGCAAATGCTGAATGGCTATGAGGCACTGATGCGGGAGGGTATGGCTCGTGGATTGGTTCAACCACGCGTCGTCATGGAGCGAGTAGTGCATCAACTGGACCTACTGGTCACCGGCGAAGCACAGAACAATGCGTTCTATCGTCCCTTTGAAAGCGAAGTGCTAGATCAATTTGCGTCAGCGGAGGATCTTCGCAACCGAGCGGAGGCTGCTATCACTCACCAGGTGATACCTGCGTTTGCGGACTTTAAAGCATTCTTTGTGAATGAGTATCTGCCAGCCTGTCGCGAGCAACCGGGCGTAGGCGTTAGCACCGAGGGGCTTGCTTTCTACGAGTATCTTGCGAAGCATTTTACGACGACTTCTTTAACGCCTGCTGAGATTCATCAGATTGGGCTAGATGAAGTCGCCCGTTTACGTGCAGAGATGCACGAAGTGATGGACGAAGTAGGCTTTGAGGGCGAGCTGTTGGAATTCTTTGATTTCCTTCGTAATGACCCGCAGTTCTATTACTCGAATTCAGAGGAGCTTCTGCAAGCATATTTAGCTACCTCCAAGCGCCTAGACCCTGAGTTGGTTTCGCTGTTTGGTCGACTACCTCGGACTCCCTATGGGGTTAAAGCCATTCCCGACGAAATTGCTCCGGACACGACTACCGCTTACTACATGCAACCAGCTGTAGATGGTTCGCGCGCGGGTTATTACTACGTGAATCTCTATGCGCCAGAGAGTCGGCCTATTTGGGAAATTGAAGTGCTATCCGTGCACGAGGCGGTGCCAGGGCATCATTTGCAGATTGCTCTAGCGCAGGAGCAGGAATCCTTGCCGCCGTTTCGTCGTGAAATGGGTATCGGCGCATTTGTTGAAGGCTGGGGGCTTTATTCAGAGCGCCTAGGCTATGAAATGGGTCTCTATCAAGATCCCTATTCCAAGTTCGGCCAGTTAACCTATGATATGTGGCGTTCGATTCGCTTAGTGGTGGATACCGGCATTCATGCTATGGGCTGGAGCCGCGAAGAAGCGATTGAGTACTTCAAGCAAAATGCCCCGAAATCAGAGTTAGATATTGTCAATGAAATTGACCGCTACATCGGTTGGCCCGGACAGGCGTTAGGTTACAAAATTGGTCAGTTGAAAATCCTTGAGTTGCGGGCCTATGCCGAAGCAAGCTTAGGAGAAGAATTCGATATTCGTCGTTTCCATGATGCGTTACTCGAAAATGGTTCGGTACCACTAGATGTGCTGGAAACTCGGATGCGAGAGTGGGTGAGTGAAGAAAAGTTGCGTTAG